A genomic window from Clostridium aceticum includes:
- a CDS encoding DUF4357 domain-containing protein, with product MLLRNPSYAATFVIGGHVNGLTEWKTKDGRSLKEIENSEDN from the coding sequence ATTTTACTCCGTAACCCATCATATGCTGCAACTTTTGTCATTGGTGGTCATGTAAATGGACTTACAGAATGGAAAACGAAAGATGGGAGATCATTGAAAGAGATAGAAAATAGTGAAGATAATTGA